In Oncorhynchus clarkii lewisi isolate Uvic-CL-2024 chromosome 2, UVic_Ocla_1.0, whole genome shotgun sequence, one DNA window encodes the following:
- the LOC139382769 gene encoding zinc finger protein 93-like has translation MDNLINEHQSRNDPENKANNTDSPEIKIEIDEVRIEYTQQMNTLEEENLSDQPANQADSSDLSQEDSESDSESFSCTQCDKSFRTALHLKKHQIRHTDKTLHYCITCEKSFPYASLLKQHLTMHDADRTYCCTKCEKSFRSAPCLRKHLTTHGEKNHGCTECDRKFCSASRLKRHMTTHSGERPHVCTACGKSFTRPESLKNHQLNHQGEKLHTCHNCGKSYSVLKFLKEHMKVHEGPHICSQCGKSYTLLYNLKMHMSAAHGEEKALPCSECGKSFVSEYRLRKHQKQVHRTAFPCPECGRSFSTLSILQEHQSNHTGIKPHSCEECGKSFGLLDGLQRHQYTHRPKPEKSCLCEECGKSFLNLTQLARHKQVHSNVKSHTCEECGKKFKQIGGLRIHRRTHTGETPFSCKECSKTFTQASSLKVHMLTHTGERSFSCKECGKTFNIAKTLRLHMRIHTGEKPHKCPDCGKGYHHAQGLRMHLLFHKGERRHTCTYCDKSFFLPGHLRAHIRLHTGEKPYLCSNCGKSFNRAWNLKQHKKICQ, from the coding sequence ATGGATAACTTGATTAATGAACACCAAAGCCGCAATGATCCAGAGAacaaggcaaataacactgattCACCTGAAATAAAGATTGAAATAGATGAGGTGCGCATTGAGTACACTCAACAGATGAACACACTGGAAGAAGAGAATCTAAGTGATCAGCCAGCAAACCAAGCAGACAGTTCTGATTTATCACAGGAGGATTCTGAGTCTGATTCAGAGTCTTtctcttgtacacagtgtgacaAGAGCTTCCGTACCGCCTTACATTTGAAAAAACACCAGATTAGGCACACTGATAAAACCCTACACTATTGCATAACTTGTGAGAAGAGCTTCCCTTATGCATCGCTCTTAAAGCAGCACCTAACAATGCATGATGCTGACAGAACATACTGTTGCACGAAATGCGAAAAGAGCTTCCGATCTGCACCGTGCCTAAGGAAGCACCTGACAACGCACGGTGAGAAGAATCACGGTTGCACCGAGTGCGATAGGAAATTCTGTTCAGCATCTCGcttaaaaaggcacatgacaacacaTAGCGGGGAAAGACCACATGTTTGCACCgcctgtgggaagagttttacccGACCAGAGAGCTTAAAGAATCATCAGCTAAATCACCAAGGGGAGAAGCTGCACACCTGCCACAACTGTGGAAAGAGCTACAGTGTGCTGAAGTTCCTTAAAGAACATATGAAAGTCCACGAGGGTCCCCACATCTgctctcagtgtgggaagagctacACACTCCTCTACAACTTGAAAATGCATATGTCAGCAGCGCATGGAGAGGAAAAAGCATTGCCTTGCTCTGAATGTGGGAAAAGTTTTGTTTCAGAGTACCGCctgcgaaagcatcagaagcaaGTACACAGAACAGCCTTCCCCTGCCCTGAATGTGGGCGAAGCTTCTCCACACTGTCCATATTGCAAGAGCATCAGTCAAACCATACTGGTATCAAACCGCATTCTTGTGAggagtgtgggaagagctttggccttctggatggtcttcagaggcACCAGTACACACACCGGCCCAAACCAGAAAAATCCTGCCTCTGTGAGGAGTGTGGAAAAAGCTTTCTTAACCTCACCCAACTGGCCAGACATAAACAAGTTCATTCCAATGTTAAATCCCACACTTGTGAGGAGTGTGGTAAAAAATTCAAACAGATCGGAGGTTTGAGAATACACCGCCGCACTCACACAGGGGAGACACCGTTCTCTTGCAAAGAGTGCAGTAAAACATTTACGCAGGCCAGCTCCTTGAAGGTTCATATGTTAACCCACACAGGAGAGAGGTCATTCTCTTGTAAGGAGTGTGGCAAGACATTCAACATCGCAAAGACATTACGGCTTCATATGcgcattcacacaggagagaaaccacaTAAATGCCCTGATTGTGGGAAGGGATACCATCACGCTCAAGGACTCAGAATGCACCTGCTATTTCACAAGGGGGAACGACGGCACACATGTACTTACTGTGACAAGAGTTTCTTTCTGCCAGGACATTTAAGAGCACACATCCGactacacactggagagaaaccttacctCTGCTCTaattgtgggaagagtttcaatCGGGCTTGGAATTTAAAGCAACACAAGAAAATATGTCAGTGA